The DNA sequence GGTCTACGCAGCCAGTTTTCTGTTCATCTTATACCCGGCCTTCGCTACCAGGCCCGCTTTGCGCGAACTCTGGATTCCCGTTATCGTCTACGTAGCCTGCATCAGCACGATGGGGTTAATGGCGGCCCTACGCCGGGGTGCCAACGGCTATGGCCCCGTTCTGGCTGGCGCACTGCTGTTTATAATGTCTGATTCGGCCATTGCGGTCAACAGTTTCCTGACTCCCTTTTCTGGCTCCACACCACTTGTTATGAGCACCTACGCAACCGCTCAATATTTGATTGTCACCCACATACACCCGGAGAAATGACCACCATTACCATCACTAAAACCGACGACGATTTACGGGGCATTCTGGCCCTGCAGGAGCAGAACCTCCGCCGGCTGATACCCGAATCGGTAGCCACAGAGCAGGGTTTTGTTACGCTCCAGTATACGCTTGATCAGATGCGACACATGCACCAGGCCGGTCCGAGCGTCATTGCCAAAGACGGCGATACCGTCGTTGGCTACGTCATTGCCACCTTACCCGAAACCCGGTCTTTTGTGCCGGAACTAGGCAACCTCTTCGATCAGATCGACGTACTTACTTACGAGGGCCGCCCCCTATCAACCTATGCCTACTACGTTGTCGGCCAGGTGTGCGTAGCCAGCGGGTACCGGGGTCAGGCCCTGCTCGATCGCATGTACGCGCACCATCGCAGCCTGTATTCCGACCGCTTCCAGCTGTTCGTTACGGATATTTCGGCGCACAATACCCGCTCGCTCCGCGTCCATGAACGCATCGGTTTTCAGGCACTCCAGCGTTTTTATGAACCAACGGCGGGTGAAGACTGGATTGTAGTAGCCTGGGATTGGAAAAAGTAACAAAAGAGTTAACCGACAAGCCATGCGTTTTCTTACCCTGCTGCTGCTGAGTACTACCCTGCTGGCTCAGCCCAGACCCCAATCGTTTTCGACGCCTAAATCGGCGGGCGATGCGGGCTTTTCAACCGAGCGCCTTAAGCGGATCGATACGTTCCTGCAGGGACTGATCGATCAGGGCCTTGCCCCCAATGCCGTTACATTCGTGGCGCACCGCGGGCAGGTAGTGCATTACAAAGCCTTCGGGTACAGCAATCTGGCGAAGAAAACACCGCTGAAGCGCGATGCCATCTACCGCATTGCCTCGCAGTCGAAGGCCATCACGACAACCACGCTGATGACCCTGTTCGAAGAAGAAAAATTTCTCCTCGATGACCCCATCAGCAAGTATATTCCGGCGTTCAAAAACCCGACGGTACTGGTCAGCTACGATAAAAAAGACCCTTCGGGCGGCAGTTTCAAAACCCGTCCGGCAAAAGGTGAAATCACCATCCGACAGTTACTAAGCCACAACGCGGGTATTCCCTACGAGCACCCACTCGACCAGCAGCCTGAATTTAATGTACCTTTCTTCAACTCCACCAGGCCCGATAAGCTCGAAGACGTGATCAACAAGCTGGCAAAACGTCCACTCCTGCGCGACCCCGGTTCCGACTCAACCGGTGCCGGGTTCACCTACGGTCTGAACACCGATATCATCGGGCGGCTGGTGGAAATCCTGGCGGGCAAGCCACTCGACGTAGCCATGCGCGAACGGGTACTCGACCCGCTGGGCATGACCGATACGCACTTCTACCTACCCGCCGGCAAAGCCGATCGACTCGTTGAACTGTACTCCAAAACCGACGGGGCACTGACGCTTCACGAAAATAATGACTACCGGAACTATGCTGTATCGGGAGCCAGAACGTATTTCTCGGGGGGAGCCGGGCTGGTCAGTACGGTTGAAGACTACGCCCGCTTCTGCCAGATGCTACTGAACGGCGGCACCTTCAACAACCACCGGATACTGGGTCGTAAAACCATCGAGCTGATGACCCGCAACCAGATCGGCGTGGCTAACGTGTGGGAGCGGCAGGACAAATTCGGGCTGGGTTTTGAGCTCATTACCGGGAACTCGCGCTACGGCGATCAGGCCACCCCTGGTTCTTACACCTGGGGCGGTATGTACTGCTCGGAGTTCACCATCGACCCCAACGAAGAACTCATTCTGCTGGTGTTCACCAACGTTCAACCCTACGCCTACTACACCGATTTCGTCCGCAAATTTCGCATAGCCGTTTACCAGGCACTGGAGTAACAGCGGTTATCGGGCGAACCTTACCTTCACATATTGATAATTTCATCTATTCATAACTGTTATACGCAAGGCTAGGCAACTTACCATCTGGGCTACTTTCTCTACCGAATAATAGATTAAATAACTGCCCGTATGCAAATGCACACCAGAACAGTCTATCATTTGTGTATATTGCTTAACTATTAAGTAAGTAGTCTTTTCACACCATGCCTTCTTCGACGTCAACCGGTTTGGATAACCAACTGGACGAGTTGATTGATCAGTTAAGTCAGCTTCCGACTTTCTCGATCGGTCGGCGAGCAGACAACGCAATTACCGTATCCGATGGTAAAGTTAGTGGTCAACATGCTCGTCTGATTCAATGCACTCCAACGACGTTTGTGCTCGAAGACCTTAGCAGCAAAAATGGCACCTTCGTCAATGGTGTTCGTATTACCCGTAAAGTTGTTGACAAACAGGACAGCATCCAGTTAGCAGGTACTACTTTCACTATTGCCCAGCTGCTCGACATGAAGCAAGTAGCGCCGTCGACGCCAGCTACGCCTGCCTTCACCAAAGAATTTTCAAAGGAGCCTCCTGCCCACCAAACATCGCTGGATTTTACCAGTCAGTTTGCCGAACTACAACGTGTATTTGAGCAGTACCCCAAGCTTCGAAAAAATTGCCGCAACCGCGAGAAGATGATTCGCACAGGTAGTGTAATCCTCTCGTCCGTTATAGGCATCAGTACTGCTTTGTCATCAAGCAATGGATCAGCCACGCCGGTTCTTCAATTAATGTCCAGTGCTGGACTCAGTATGTTGGTTCCAACCTTGTGCTCAACGCTTCTGTCGACCGAGGAGAAACTGGAAGTTATCGACAAAGAGTATCGTGAGCAATACCGCTGTCCTAACCCTAGTTGTCGTGATCCTTTCAGTGGGCGAGAATGGGAAGTATTAGCGCTACAGAAGACCTGTCGGCGCTGTCAGGCCATTTGGGTAAACTAATACTGTGTTACCAACTCACATTTTCAGTCTTCCTCCGATTTAATCAAACATAATCGTTCAAAAGCATGGCACAACTTCACAATCAGGACAGTCTCGAATCGACCGACATTTACATGCCCAGCGAGGAGCCTTCTCCAGCTTCTAAACCAGAAACAACCGTCAATAAAAAGAAACTTTTGGGCATATCTGCCGCTACAGTGCTATTAGGTAGTGCAGTGGGGTTAGCAATCGCTAATAATACAAACGAAGGGGAGTCAGTTCCTCCTGCCTCTGACAGTTCGACACTGCCTTCGGAGCCAGCAACCGGCCGGCTGCCACAGGATATTGATATAGCCGGTAAAGTGACAGACGATATGTCGTTTGAACAAGCTTTTGCAGCCGCTCGGGATGAGGTTGGTGAAGTTGGCGTATTCAACTGGCACGGGCTATGGTATAATACGTTCAGGGAGGAAGAATGGAGCGATTTATCACTTGAGCAGCGCCAGGAATTTGTAGAAGCGATTACGGGAGAAAAGTTGCCCGTAAAACCTTACTCGCCCACTCAAATCAATAAGACTGCCGATGTCAACACGTCAGGGTCTCAACAACCTCAGCCCGACCCTACTGTCATCGAAGGATATCTGAATGGCCATCGGGTTATGGGATTGGATTTCAACCAGGATGGTGTTATCGATACCCTAGTCATGGATGGTGAGGACGGCAGCACTTACCGGGTAGTTGACGCAACCGGGGACGACGGGCTGGATACAGTTTATCAATACAACTCGCTGGACGGCAAACTGACGGCGGTTGTCAGTCTCGATCAACCGTTTGTCCTATCGAACGAGAATTTCAGCCAGCATCTGGAAAATTCAATGTCGCAGGAAGTCGTCGACTCAATCCTAGAGCCGGACGAAGCTATCAGCCCAACCCTGCCGGCTGACGACGACACACCCCATGCACTCCAAGAAGATCCGAACGAATACATGGCCGGTACTGATGAACCGGACGATACGTATGTCAACAATGGTGATGTACGTGACATGGACGAATAAGCCGCATGAATACGTTCAAAACAACGCTTATTACCTGTCAGCAGTGTGGCCGCCGGATTATGGTCCGGGCCGCCGACGCTGAACGGGGGACAATCGCATGCTCACACATTGGCTGTGGAATTGTTAACAACTTGCGTACCGATTTTCATTATGACGAAGCGGTTGTAAATGGCTTACCCAGCTTTGGAAGTTTAACCTACCTAGAAAATCCCGAAACGAAATTTGATCTCCGGTTTGGCCCCAATGTGATTGGTACCGGCAATCTCTGTACGGTACGGATAGATCGTTTCGAGCATGATGGCCGCTGCTTTATCAGCCGGCAGCACTGTACGCTGACCGTAACATTTGATAAATGGACGGGGAAACTACGCTACCACATACAGGATGGCGCCCTCGACGCAGACACTCAGTCAATGCGTTACAGCCTGAATGGGACAATGCGTAATGGAACACCCCTGCTGAAAACCGAAATCATCGACGTCAGCGACGGCGACATAATTACGTTAGGCGGGGCTGATCGCTTCCGTTTAACAACGGCTACTATCCCTTTACCCACGCTGGCGACCTACAAAGTCGATTTGGCTTTTAACCCCGACCGCACCCAGTAATATATGCACATCAAACCTACTCACCCGCTGGCCTTTTCATACATCGGCCAGCGTACTGTTAATCAGGACGCGCTATATCCGGCAGTGGGACTCGCTACTGAGGAAACCGAGCTTTTTGTTGTTTGTGACGGTATGGGCGGGGCAGATAAAGGTGAAGTAGCCAGTCAGTTGCTATGTGATTCCGTTACAGACTATGCCGAGTCATTCAATTACCCGGCGTTTGACCTAGTTCATCTGCGAACAGCGCTGTCGATGACCTTAGACCGATACCGTATCTATTTGCGCGAGCATCCACTCGTTGGTCGGATGGGTTCGACACTCACTCTCCTTCAATTTCACGAAAAGGGAGCCACGGTAGCCCACATTGGCGACAGCCGGGTCTATCAGCTGCGCGCGGGAAAAATTATTTTCCAAACGCAGGATCATAAGCAGGTGAACGACATGGTTGATGCCGGCATTATTACAGCCACCCAGGCGTTGACCCACCCATGGCGTAACCGGTTGAGCCGCGCCGTCGTAGCTGAACCGGGTACCAGTACCACGTCACGAGCCACTCCTACGCCTGATGTCACTGTCATAACTGATGTTCAGGCGGGAGATTATTTCTTCATGTGTACTGATGGCGTGCTGGAACGGTTAGACAATTATGCACTGGAAACATTACTGGCAGGCAATATTCCTGATCAGGCGAAACTCCAGTCACTGATAGCGCTGTGTGATGGTCAGACGAAAGACAACTACTCGGGCTATTTGATTGGCATTAGCCAGGTTATGCAGCCAGTAGCCCAACCATCTGCTTTACTTTCATAAATCAGGACAGATGGTAACACGTATTCTGATCTGGTTGTGCCTGTTGGCTACTGCACCAGTAAACAACATTCGTGCACAAGGGCAAACCTACGCCGTTGTGGTGGGCGTTTCTGACTATAAATTCCTTTCCGATAATACGGGTGACCTGCATTTTGCCGACCGGGATGCCAGACAAGTAGCGGCCTTTCTTGAGAGCAAAATAGGCGGCAGCGTGCCCAACAGCCATATTCTGCTCCTGACCAATAGTCAGGCAACCCGCACCCGCATCGGACAGGCAGTTTCTTTGTTTCGGCGGGCCAAGGCCGGTGATCGTGTGCTTTTCTATTTTTCCGGGCACGGCCTTGCCGATAGTTTTGCTCCCTACGATGCATTACCCGGCCGGGCTGGCAGTATGCTCACGCATACCGATATTAAAGAAGCCTTCCGCCAATCATCGGCATCGACAAAGCTTTGTATCGCAGACGCCTGCCTGTCAGGCAGCATGACGCAGGTACGGGTACCCCATCCATCGCCCAGCCCAACCATTGCCGATGCCGGAAAAGGTAACGTAGCTATGCTACTGGCCAGTCGTTCAACACAGGTCGCCGTTGAAAGTAGGCGACTGACAGGTGGAGCGTTCACGCATTACCTGCTGCTGGGGCTTGGGGGCAGGGCCGACCAAAACGCCGATCGAACAGTTACCATTCGCGAGTTGCACCAGTACATTGCTCCGCGAGTTCGGCAGGCGACAGAGGGTAGACAGACTCCCGTTTTTTATGGCCGATTTTCGGACAACCTGGCATTAACGTATCTGTAAGAGAGAAATCTGATTTACAAAAGCTCGTTATGAATCAATCCTTTACTTCTTTCTCTGAATTCAAACGCCGTTATCCAATCCGTCCGAACGATACCAATGCTTTACTGGGTAGTGGTTCCTACGGCCGGGTTTTTAAGGTTGAAGATCAGGTTGAAACAGAGTGGGTAGCCATTAAAATCAGCGAATTCAAAGGAAACGACAACAAATCGTTAAAAGCAGAAGTTGAGCTGGCACAACGGGTACCAAGGCAGGGAAATATTGCCCGCTATGATGCATGCTTTCGGCTGGAAACAGATACTAGCGTTAGTGATTTTGCTATCATGAAGTACTATCCGGATGGTAATCTGGCTGACCTGCTACAACGCGTTACCCTGACACCAACTCAGATTTATGACATCACACGCGGCATCTTACTCGGTCTACAGCACCTGCACCGGAACCGCATTGTACACCGTGACTTTAAACCAGCCAACATTCTTATTTCCCGCGACAATGCTCAGCGGCTTATACCTAAAATTGCAGACTTTGGCCTGAGCAAGCTGGTAACCAGTGATGAACTGGATAATTCTGATTTTGACCTAAGCGACGGACGAGGTACTCCCTCTTACAAAGCGCCCGAGCAGATAGAAGGAAGCCGGGTCAGTTTCAACCTAGATCTGTGGGCATTTGGGGTTATCCTGTACGAGATCATGACGGGTGAGAAGCCCTTTAAAGCTGACCTGCGCAATAGCAGTGAACAGTCGGCCCGACGCGAGATCGAGAAGAAAATCATGACGGTAGAGCTACCGTCGCGGATTCATGAGATTGCCGAGCCTTACGCCAGTATCATTCGGCGCTGCCTGGTACGTGATATTCACGAACGGGTACGCCGGGAAGAAGAGCTGCTTGACTTGCTGGATGAGATACCGCAATTGCTTGTTGAAGCGAAACGGTTAGCTGAACAGCATCGATACCCGGAAGCGGTACCTCTTTTTGAACAGATACTTGATAGGCGGGAGCAGCATGCGGAAGCCGAAGCGGGTTTAACAACATGCCAGTCGGCGCTGGGTAATCAGCTCGTTAATGACTTGCTGAAACAGGCAAACCAATACGTAGCGCAAAAGCAGTTTAAACAGGCAAAAAATGCATTTGAGGAGGTACTTCAACTATCACCTACCCATTCAGACGCTAGTCAGGGGTTGGCATTATGCGTAAGTCGTCTACGGCCCGAACCAGTAAAAATCCTCCAGCCGACCACCGACCCAACAGATGTATTCGTACCTGGCACTGACCTTTACACCCCATCGGTCCCGGTAAAGCCTATCGTTGCCGCTACAAGCAACCCAATAGCAAACAATACCAGAACGGCCCCTACTAGACCGGTGGTGGCTTCGGTTTCTGACACAACGAAACAGGTCATAATTAATAATCCTGTATCAACTGCCGTAACTCGCACGATTCCCTGGCGAGTGCTGGCCCCGGTAGCGCTGGGATTGGGAGTGTTGGTCTGGTACGTTAACTCACGAACCGTACCTGATTCAACTGTTACCGGGCAACCGACAAAAGTGGCTTCCAGCAGTATTGAAACAACCGAGAAGGCTGGCATTATGCCCAATCCGTTCAGGAAAGAGACGCCGAAGATAGCTGATCCTACCCCAGGTACGATGCCTGCATCTGACGCCATACCAGTCCCCACAAAAACGTCGGCTCCCAATTCTGTCGATAAGCGAATTGATATCGCGATGGACAAAGCGCGGCTGGCCTATGAACGTAAAGAATACGAACTCGCCATTGTGCTTTGTCGGAGCGCAATCCAGCTAGACCCAACCCGTCAGGATGTAGCGGCTTTCCTTACATCATCGAGCAAAGCCAGTCAGCGGCTGGCGGCAGCAAACACGCCTTCAGTAGCGCTGCCTAAAGAAGAGAAAGAGTCGAAAACAGCCGAGCCCGTCAAACCTGTTACCCCAGCACCAGATGAGAAAGATAAAGCTCAGAAAGAAAAGCAGGAGGCTCAACTTGCCTATGAACAGCTCATCGATGACGGGATGAAGGCAATCGCCAATGGTAATAACAAAGCTAAAGCTATCGCGGATTTTAGCAAAGCCGGTTCTCTGGCTAAGGAGCACAACTTGAGTACTACCAGGGCTGAAGGAGCCTACGCAACATACCTGACAAAGGCTAACCGTATCTTCGACAGCGAAGAATATGAGGGAGCTAAGGCTTGGTTCAAGGTAGCCCAGGCGTTGAAAGACACTCCCGAAGTCCGCACGAAAATCAAACAATGCACAAATCAATAACCTAATTCTATGAGTCGATTACTACCTCAACTTGTCCTTTGTTTTTTATTATTTATCCCGATAGCGCCAACGTTAGCCACTGCTTATAAGGAATCAAAAACCGTTGTCATTGATGATGAGTATGATGCTTATAAGAAGAAGGGTGACGACTTTTTTAAAGTCGGCAAATATTCCGAAGCCCGTCGCCAGTATCAAAACTGCCTGGAAGTTCCCGGCTTTGAGAACGACGCTTACGCTAAGGAACAACTGGATAAATGTGCAACGGCATTAGCGTTGCGCCAACAGGCCGACGATGCTTTAAAGCAGGGAAAGGGGCAGGATGCCCTCAATCTATACGGCAAAGTACTAGCTGTCAATCCAGATGATCAACTTACAAAAAGTCAGCTCGCCGATTATTACGAGCAGGAAGGGAACAAGTTGTACAATCAGCAAAAGTACGCTCAGGCAAAAGCTCGCTATGAGCAGGCACTACCTTACTCAACCCGTCAGGAAACCCTTCGACTCCAGATTCAGAATTCTGAAAAGAATCTGGTGCCCATTACACCTAAGCGGGTTGGCTTAAAAGTATTCACGGGAGCCGTTGCGGTGGGTGCCGGCGCTTACGCTTTGCTCCTGCGCAGCGATTTTCAGAACAAACAGGCGGCATTGAATGACATCAGCCTGACAGCTGACCCTTCCAATACGGGTATCATTGCCAACCCTGAGTCATACCGACAGTGGAACGAAGCCTATAACGCAGCCGAAGCAGCTCAGCAAAAGAACAGCCTGTACAAAGCCTGCCTGGGCGTTGCTGCCGTTGCCACAGTGGCCGAACTGTACCTGCTTATTCACAAACCCAAGCCACGCGTCCGCACGATTAGCTGGCGTCCATCATCCACTTCCTGGGGCTTAGCCATCGCTCTCTCTCTTTAACTTACCCCCACTCGTTCGGCGCAGTGACGCTACTCACAAGTATTATCATGAAAAAAAATATACTGTCTTACCTGATCGGGCTGAGCTTACTCTGTCTTGGCGGGCAACTACTAATTGGTTGTGACACCTGGGATTTACCTACGCGTAAATCCCAGCGGGATTGCGTTAAACCATCCGGAACACTAGATGCAATTGCTCAACTAAAGCAAGTTAGTTTCAGCATCAATAACGGGTCGGGCACCATCGATCAGGTTAGTTGGGACTTTGGTAACGGCAATACAACGGTTACCAAAGGTATGACAACTATCTACACGTATCCGACATCGGGTAAATACAATGTAAAGGCTACCCTCACAAACTCCTGCGGTTCAGAAACGACACTGCTACGTACAATAGAGGTAAGCGACGCAGTACCACCAACGGTAACGCTACAGGCTTTTGGCACAACGTCCACTACTACTGCCACCGCAAGCATGGCCGTCACGTCCAATGGCAACGCGAGTATTACCCGGTATGGCGTGTGCTATTCATCTACGAATCCAGTACCGACAATAAATGATCTGACCCAGGAAGTCACGGGCAATCCGGCAACGAATACCCCCCTATCAATTCTATTGAAGGATTTACAGCCCAATACATTCTATTACGCCCGTAGTTACGCAGTAAACTCAGCGGGCATGACATATAGCAGCCCTGTACAAACATTTCGAACCGGGCAAAATCCAGCCGTAACGACCAGCTCAGCTACCAACGTTGCAACAGCAACAGCCAATGTAAATTTTGTGGTTAGCAGTCCGGGTAATCCAGCCGCAACCAGCTACGGTATCTGTTATTCATCGACGATGAATACACCCGACATTTCGAGTTCGGTGGTACCAGTAAATAGCCCGACCGTAGCAGCCAATACCGTCGTTAACCTTACTAATCTGACTCCAAATACGACATATTACTACCGGGCTTATGCCAAGACGCCCTCCGGCGAGGTTATTTACGGAGCCGTTATGTCATTCACGACGCAGGCTGACGCTGTTACCCAAGACCTAATTGCTTATATACCATTCACCAACCAAAGTACAGATGATCTTAGCGGTAATGGTAACCGTGTCTTTTTGGTAAATAATCCAACGTTCACAACCGACCGAAAAGGAGTAGCAAATGCCGCTGTTCAATTAAATGGGGCCAGCAATTACTTCTACATGAATGATAACAGTACGTTGCGTCCAGATGCGTTATCGATAAGCATTTGGATTAAACCTGTAGCTGTCAACAACGTAAATAACCGAGTACAGATTTATAACAAATCACGTTGGATTGAAGGATCGGGGGAGATGTACAGTTCACTTATTAAGATAAATGAAACAGGACCTGGCCTGACGTTTATGACAGATGTTAAACAGAACAGTAACTGTCAATCAGGCCAAGGCTGGCAGAATTCTCAGTTTAGCAGTAGCTTTCAGCTTAACACTTGGCACCATTTGGTCTTTACCTATTCAGGCCGATCAATACGTATGTATTTTGATAACGTTTTGATTGATCAGCGAGATAATTTACCTGCCAACACCATGGACAACTGTCCAGGGGGTGAGCTGAAGTTTGGTGCTCAGTTAAGAGATTATCCCAACTACTTCAATGGCGCTATGGATGATATAAGAATCTACAAGCGGGCATTGACGGCTACGGAAGTAGGTACATTGTTCAACCAGTAAAGCTGGTTGCCCTCTAGCTGAGTTTGCGCAAGACACGCTGAGCCAGCGATTGGAACGGGTTAGCCCTGTCTGCACTGATTCGCTTCAGTAAAGGCAGGGCTTTTTGCTTCTGATTATCTTTAACGTACGCCAAAGCCAATGTCCACTCTACTTTCTGACGCAGCTGTAACGAAGGAGTTGCTGATGCGCTGATGAGGGCTGGAATTGCTTCTTTTGGTTGCTTATTAGCCAGATAGCTTAGCCCTAAAAAGTAGTTTTTGTAGTATACCGTCTGTTTGTCAGCGGGTGTGTTTTTCAATCGCTCAATTACCTGATCATACTTACCGGCTTTGTAGCTCGTCAATGCATCCGGAAAACGAGTTTGTACTTCCGGTGGGACATTAGTAGCCGGAAATCCTTTGGTTAGCTCATCAGTCATGGTATCAGCATAAGCCATATCCCGCCGTCCACCAGCCGTTTCTTGGTAAGCAACGTAGGCAACACTCAGTATAACCACGATCGATGCGGCCATAGCCCAATACCGCCACGTAGCTAATGGACGAACAATAGCAGGCTGTCTGGTTCCACTAGCAGGAAGTGTAGATTTGTACTGCGTCTTCGCCCGTTCCAGCACCCGTTCAATACCAATAGCTCTCAAACCCAGTCTGATTTCCCGCTGGCGGTCAACCTCCGCCAACAGGTCGGAATCAGCCCGCATATCCGCTTCGAACAACGTCCGGTCTGATGTAGAAAGCTCATTTTTCAAATAAGCTTCCAGTAACTCGTACTGTTCTTCGGTAAGTTTCATAATCCTTGTTTGTGGGCGGCCTGCTCATAAAATGACTTCAACTTTTCGGCACAACTGTACCGTTTTGATCGGGCCGACGACTCTTTCATACCCAACCGTTCGGCAATCTCACGCAATGATAACTCATCAACGTAAAACCATTCAATTAGCTGCCTGCAATCGTCTTTAAGCTGCTCCAACGACGAGCGGACGGTTTTAACAACGTCAAGCCGCTCCAAATCCTCGAGAATATCTGCCGAGTCAGCCGTATCAACAACATCGGGCATTGCACCACGCATCCGAAGCCGGGCCGATTTTAATTCAGTAAGCCATACGCGCTTACAGTATTCGAAAACTACCGTAGTAACCCGCGTACCTGGTTGATATTGGTATTTACCCGTCTCTATGTTCAACAGCAAACTGAGCAATCCTTTCTGAAAAGCATCTTCAGCATCCATCTCCGACGCGCTATTTGTTAGCATCCAGTACTGAAACGATGGAAATGTTTCGGTATATAAATACGCGTACGCCAGCTCATTCCGTTGACGTAGTGCCGTGTATAAATCATGATCGTTGAGGTATGGATAGGCTTTCCGGGG is a window from the Spirosoma rigui genome containing:
- a CDS encoding LamG-like jellyroll fold domain-containing protein, encoding MKKNILSYLIGLSLLCLGGQLLIGCDTWDLPTRKSQRDCVKPSGTLDAIAQLKQVSFSINNGSGTIDQVSWDFGNGNTTVTKGMTTIYTYPTSGKYNVKATLTNSCGSETTLLRTIEVSDAVPPTVTLQAFGTTSTTTATASMAVTSNGNASITRYGVCYSSTNPVPTINDLTQEVTGNPATNTPLSILLKDLQPNTFYYARSYAVNSAGMTYSSPVQTFRTGQNPAVTTSSATNVATATANVNFVVSSPGNPAATSYGICYSSTMNTPDISSSVVPVNSPTVAANTVVNLTNLTPNTTYYYRAYAKTPSGEVIYGAVMSFTTQADAVTQDLIAYIPFTNQSTDDLSGNGNRVFLVNNPTFTTDRKGVANAAVQLNGASNYFYMNDNSTLRPDALSISIWIKPVAVNNVNNRVQIYNKSRWIEGSGEMYSSLIKINETGPGLTFMTDVKQNSNCQSGQGWQNSQFSSSFQLNTWHHLVFTYSGRSIRMYFDNVLIDQRDNLPANTMDNCPGGELKFGAQLRDYPNYFNGAMDDIRIYKRALTATEVGTLFNQ
- a CDS encoding sigma-70 family RNA polymerase sigma factor, which produces MDAEDAFQKGLLSLLLNIETGKYQYQPGTRVTTVVFEYCKRVWLTELKSARLRMRGAMPDVVDTADSADILEDLERLDVVKTVRSSLEQLKDDCRQLIEWFYVDELSLREIAERLGMKESSARSKRYSCAEKLKSFYEQAAHKQGL